From Streptomyces sp. NBC_00237, a single genomic window includes:
- a CDS encoding endo alpha-1,4 polygalactosaminidase: MRRFLLLLLLLLLTATAGCTTPPAPGPTPAPPSPTAPRWQPRPGTPWQWQLSGTLDLSVDVPVYDVDGHTTTPAQVAALHAKGRKVICYLSTGAWEDFRPDAARFPTDVLGKGNGWKGERWLDIRRTDVLEPLMAARIDRCRTKGFDAVEPDNMDGYRNRTGFPLTAADQLRYNRLIARLAHDRGLAVGLKNDLDQIPDLLEDFDFAVNEQCAEYDECRKLTPFITAGKAVFHVEYELPTSRFCTRARELKLSSMLKKYELGEWREEC, translated from the coding sequence GTGAGGCGCTTCCTGCTCCTCCTCCTGCTCCTCCTCCTGACGGCAACGGCAGGCTGCACGACACCCCCGGCCCCGGGCCCCACCCCGGCCCCTCCCAGCCCCACCGCCCCCCGCTGGCAACCCCGCCCCGGCACCCCCTGGCAGTGGCAGCTCAGCGGAACCCTCGACCTGTCCGTCGACGTCCCCGTGTACGACGTCGACGGCCACACCACCACGCCCGCCCAGGTCGCCGCCCTGCACGCCAAGGGGCGCAAGGTCATCTGCTACCTCTCCACAGGAGCCTGGGAGGACTTCCGCCCGGACGCCGCCCGCTTCCCCACCGACGTCCTCGGCAAGGGCAACGGCTGGAAGGGCGAACGCTGGCTCGACATCCGCCGTACGGACGTCCTGGAGCCCCTGATGGCGGCCCGCATCGACAGGTGCCGCACGAAGGGCTTCGACGCCGTGGAGCCCGACAACATGGACGGCTACCGCAACAGGACCGGTTTCCCCCTGACCGCCGCCGACCAGCTCCGCTACAACCGTCTGATCGCCCGTCTCGCCCACGACCGGGGCCTCGCGGTCGGCCTGAAGAACGACCTCGACCAGATCCCGGACCTGCTGGAGGACTTCGACTTCGCCGTCAACGAACAGTGCGCCGAGTACGACGAGTGCCGGAAGCTGACGCCCTTCATCACGGCGGGCAAGGCCGTCTTCCACGTCGAGTACGAACTCCCGACGTCCCGCTTCTGCACCCGGGCAAGGGAGCTGAAGCTCAGCTCGATGCTCAAGAAGTACGAACTGGGGGAGTGGCGCGAAGAGTGTTGA
- a CDS encoding adenosylcobinamide-GDP ribazoletransferase has translation MTTPPPPAARPSLEDGLRFAFGTLTVLPVRVTRWDREAARTGMLCAPVAGAVVGLCAAALGGLLLLLGSGPLLAAVASAAVPAVLTRGLHLDGLADTADGLGSAKPPATALDIMKQSDIGPFGVLALLFTLLAQVAVLTQLYGEGWAHGAVAALVAGVAARLVLTLASRAGVPAARPEGLGAAVAGVVPVRAAVVAGVGVTLVCGAAGWLAFGAYGAVHHAVAVLVALGGAQVLLRHCVRRFGGVTGDVFGALAEAAATGVLVVLALGW, from the coding sequence GTGACCACTCCTCCCCCGCCCGCCGCCCGGCCCTCCCTTGAGGACGGCCTGCGGTTCGCCTTCGGCACCCTCACTGTCCTCCCCGTGCGCGTCACGCGCTGGGACCGGGAGGCCGCCCGTACGGGCATGCTGTGCGCCCCCGTCGCGGGTGCGGTGGTGGGGCTGTGCGCGGCGGCGCTGGGCGGGCTGCTGCTGCTCCTGGGGTCAGGACCGCTGCTCGCCGCCGTCGCGTCGGCCGCCGTACCGGCCGTACTCACCCGGGGGCTGCACCTGGACGGGCTCGCGGACACCGCGGACGGGCTCGGCAGCGCGAAGCCCCCGGCGACGGCCCTCGACATCATGAAGCAGTCGGACATCGGTCCTTTCGGTGTTCTGGCGCTGCTGTTCACGCTGCTCGCCCAGGTGGCGGTGCTGACGCAGCTGTACGGGGAGGGCTGGGCGCACGGCGCGGTGGCGGCGCTGGTGGCGGGGGTCGCCGCCAGGCTGGTGCTCACTCTGGCGTCCCGTGCGGGGGTACCGGCGGCACGGCCGGAGGGGCTGGGGGCGGCCGTCGCCGGGGTGGTTCCGGTGCGTGCGGCCGTGGTGGCGGGGGTGGGCGTCACCCTGGTGTGCGGGGCGGCCGGCTGGCTCGCCTTCGGTGCGTACGGTGCGGTGCACCACGCGGTGGCGGTACTGGTCGCGCTCGGTGGGGCGCAGGTGCTGCTGCGGCACTGCGTGCGGAGGTTCGGCGGGGTGACGGGGGACGTGTTCGGGGCGCTGGCGGAGGCGGCGGCCACCGGGGTGCTGGTGGTGTTGGCGCTGGGGTGGTGA
- a CDS encoding phosphatidylglycerol lysyltransferase domain-containing protein, which produces MGDVRLATEEASKTPESSRASAGRHSTPLSRRSATFAVWYLRLMTFICFLSAVWVSLGNDLRKHNDGDYFTPYLLTAGFASGLFALVMAVTMRRRKRAAWILNLALSGLLFALFALVMQFPEIRQYPRNWVSLALTGAFFVALLLGRREFYAKGDRSNPKLAAAVAVGGLLVTSLLAALLVTVTNTASHGAGSSTFLERWRYGVARLISIAAPDDQFAGIMTPGWVNVLINIMSTALLIGVLLAAFRSRRAVDPLSEEDEDRLRALLEKQGDRDSLGYFSLRREKSAIWSPTGKAAVTYRVVGGVSLASGDPIGDPEAWPGAIEPWLTEAREHGWVPAVMGASEEGGTIYARHGLNALELGDEAIVETGEFTLEGRAMRTVRQAYNRVKRAGYTVRVRRHEEIPEAEMAELLRKADDWRDGATERGFSMALGRLGDPADGRCVMLECFDGEGVLRAVLSFVPWGPKGLSLDLMRRDRDSENGLMEFMVIELLQSAREIKITQVSLNFAMFRSVFERGSRLGAGPVLRLWRSMLSFFSRWWQIESLYRANAKYRPIWEPRFMLFEKSADLLRIGLAAGRAEGFLEAPGLPKWMHRKHLGTGKRR; this is translated from the coding sequence ATGGGAGATGTCCGCTTGGCCACCGAAGAAGCATCCAAGACGCCGGAATCGTCCAGGGCGTCTGCGGGGCGGCACAGCACGCCGCTGTCCCGGCGCAGTGCCACGTTCGCCGTCTGGTACCTGCGGCTCATGACGTTCATCTGCTTCCTGAGCGCGGTGTGGGTCTCCCTCGGCAATGACCTGCGCAAGCACAACGACGGCGACTACTTCACCCCGTACCTGCTGACGGCCGGTTTCGCGTCCGGGCTCTTCGCACTGGTCATGGCGGTGACCATGCGGCGGCGCAAGCGGGCGGCGTGGATCCTCAACCTGGCGCTCAGCGGGCTGCTCTTCGCGCTGTTCGCGCTGGTGATGCAGTTTCCGGAGATCCGGCAGTATCCGCGCAACTGGGTCTCGCTGGCGCTGACGGGCGCCTTCTTCGTGGCGCTGCTGCTGGGGCGTCGCGAGTTCTACGCGAAGGGCGACCGGTCGAATCCGAAGCTGGCGGCGGCCGTCGCCGTCGGGGGGCTCCTGGTCACGTCCCTGCTGGCGGCGCTGCTGGTCACCGTCACGAACACCGCATCGCACGGCGCCGGCTCCTCCACCTTCCTGGAGCGCTGGCGGTACGGGGTCGCCCGGCTGATCTCCATCGCCGCGCCGGACGACCAGTTCGCCGGGATCATGACGCCGGGCTGGGTGAACGTACTCATCAACATCATGAGTACGGCGCTGCTGATCGGCGTGCTGCTGGCGGCCTTCCGGTCCCGGCGGGCCGTCGACCCGCTGTCCGAGGAGGACGAGGACAGGCTGCGGGCGCTGCTGGAGAAGCAGGGCGACCGGGACTCCCTGGGGTACTTCTCGCTGCGCCGCGAGAAGAGCGCCATCTGGTCGCCGACCGGCAAGGCCGCCGTCACCTACCGGGTGGTGGGCGGCGTCTCGCTCGCCTCGGGCGACCCGATCGGGGACCCGGAAGCCTGGCCCGGCGCGATCGAGCCGTGGCTGACGGAGGCCCGTGAGCACGGCTGGGTGCCCGCCGTGATGGGCGCGAGCGAGGAGGGCGGCACGATCTACGCCCGGCACGGGCTGAACGCCCTGGAGCTGGGCGACGAGGCGATCGTGGAGACGGGCGAGTTCACGCTGGAGGGGCGCGCCATGCGCACCGTGCGGCAGGCGTACAACCGGGTGAAGCGCGCCGGGTACACCGTCCGCGTCCGCCGCCACGAGGAGATCCCCGAGGCGGAGATGGCCGAGCTGCTCCGCAAGGCCGACGACTGGCGCGACGGGGCCACCGAGCGCGGCTTCTCGATGGCGCTGGGACGGCTCGGCGACCCGGCCGACGGGCGCTGCGTGATGCTGGAGTGCTTCGACGGCGAGGGCGTGCTGCGGGCGGTGCTGAGCTTCGTGCCGTGGGGGCCGAAGGGGCTTTCGCTGGACCTGATGCGCCGCGACCGGGATTCCGAGAACGGGCTGATGGAGTTCATGGTCATCGAGCTCCTCCAGAGCGCCCGAGAGATCAAGATCACTCAGGTCTCACTGAACTTCGCGATGTTCCGGTCGGTCTTCGAACGTGGTTCGCGTCTCGGTGCGGGGCCGGTGCTGAGGCTGTGGCGTTCGATGCTGAGCTTCTTCTCGCGCTGGTGGCAGATCGAGTCGTTGTACCGGGCCAATGCCAAGTACCGACCGATCTGGGAGCCTCGTTTCATGCTCTTCGAGAAGAGTGCCGACCTGCTGCGCATCGGCCTCGCCGCCGGCCGCGCCGAGGGCTTCCTGGAAGCCCCGGGTCTGCCCAAGTGGATGCACCGCAAGCACCTGGGAACGGGGAAGAGAAGGTGA
- the cobT gene encoding nicotinate-nucleotide--dimethylbenzimidazole phosphoribosyltransferase, which translates to MSALNLDDFSDLIERPDSGVRRDAEERREHLAVAPGSLGRLDELGEWLAAAQGAVPVRPVERAKVVLFAGDHGVAALDVSAREASSAHLLVRATLDGESPVAVLARRLGVPVRVVDAGLDCDPALLPEEVVRHRVRRGSGRIDVEDALTVEEAEQAVRLGMAVADEEADAGTDLVVLGDLSVGGTTAAATLVAALCGTDASVVTGRGGAHIDDLAWMRKCAAVRDSLRRARPVLGDQLELLATVGGADLAAATGFLLQCAVRRTPVILDGVVSAACALVAQRAAFRAPDWWLAGHVSGEPAQAKALDRMALNPVIDQGVTVGEGTGALLALPLVQAAAALAAELPLRERADEKDEDALTEGSGDTD; encoded by the coding sequence ATGAGCGCGCTGAATCTCGACGACTTCTCCGACCTGATCGAACGCCCCGACAGCGGCGTCCGGCGTGACGCCGAAGAGCGCCGTGAGCACCTTGCCGTGGCGCCGGGCAGCCTGGGGCGGCTCGACGAGCTGGGTGAGTGGCTGGCCGCCGCGCAGGGGGCCGTTCCCGTCAGGCCCGTCGAGCGGGCGAAGGTGGTGCTGTTCGCCGGAGACCACGGGGTCGCCGCCCTCGACGTGTCCGCCCGTGAGGCGTCGTCCGCGCACCTCCTGGTGCGGGCGACCCTGGACGGCGAGAGCCCCGTGGCGGTGCTGGCGCGGCGGCTCGGGGTGCCGGTGCGGGTCGTGGACGCCGGTCTTGACTGCGATCCCGCGCTGCTGCCCGAGGAGGTCGTACGGCACCGGGTGCGGCGCGGCTCGGGCCGTATCGACGTCGAGGACGCCCTGACCGTGGAGGAGGCCGAGCAGGCCGTACGGCTGGGGATGGCCGTCGCGGACGAGGAGGCCGACGCCGGGACCGATCTGGTGGTGCTCGGGGATCTGAGTGTGGGGGGTACGACCGCCGCCGCCACGCTCGTCGCGGCGCTCTGCGGGACGGACGCGTCGGTGGTGACCGGGCGCGGCGGGGCGCACATCGACGACCTGGCGTGGATGCGCAAGTGCGCTGCCGTACGGGACTCCCTGCGGCGGGCCCGGCCGGTGCTCGGGGACCAGCTGGAGCTGCTGGCGACCGTGGGCGGGGCGGACCTCGCGGCGGCGACCGGGTTCCTGTTGCAGTGTGCGGTACGGCGTACGCCCGTGATCCTGGACGGTGTGGTGTCGGCGGCGTGCGCGCTGGTGGCGCAGCGGGCCGCGTTCCGGGCCCCGGACTGGTGGCTCGCGGGCCATGTGAGCGGGGAACCGGCGCAGGCGAAGGCCCTGGACCGGATGGCGCTCAACCCTGTGATCGACCAGGGCGTCACTGTGGGGGAAGGAACCGGGGCGTTGCTGGCACTTCCCCTCGTTCAGGCCGCCGCGGCTCTCGCCGCCGAGCTGCCGCTGCGGGAGAGGGCCGACGAGAAGGACGAGGACGCTCTCACCGAGGGCTCGGGCGACACGGACTGA
- a CDS encoding bifunctional adenosylcobinamide kinase/adenosylcobinamide-phosphate guanylyltransferase, translating into METTLLGTAAPDGLPRPDCPCATCATARGDRARAATALLVDGALLLDLTPGAALAAARAGQSLGGVRQVLLTHPHDGPPVELPPGLPRAGRVPDGRELTLISGHRVRAVPMDSPGTGYEVTSNEGDRLLYLPRGGSPAGEGGVRPYDLVVMDVLGRPDALAKLRAWGAVTGATDVVAVHLDHDVPAGAETARRLAALGARAVPDGTTLVVGEYQDVPDVPRRTLVLGGARSGKSVEAERRLEGFPGVVYVATGGRRDGDREWGERISLHRERRPGSWRTEETCEVAGLLGEDGPPLLVDCLALWLTDAMDRVGAWDDAKWAADGQRALRERVEELVRAVRTTRRTVVAVSNEVGSGVVPPTAAGRRFRDELGRLNAAFAGECEHVLLVVAGQALVLR; encoded by the coding sequence GTGGAAACGACTCTGCTCGGCACTGCCGCCCCCGACGGACTGCCCCGGCCCGACTGCCCCTGCGCCACCTGCGCCACCGCCCGGGGTGACCGGGCGCGCGCCGCCACCGCCCTGCTGGTGGACGGGGCGCTGCTGCTCGACCTCACGCCGGGGGCGGCGCTGGCCGCCGCCCGTGCGGGGCAGTCGTTGGGGGGTGTGCGGCAGGTGTTGCTGACGCATCCGCACGACGGGCCGCCCGTGGAGCTGCCGCCGGGGCTGCCCCGGGCCGGACGGGTGCCGGACGGACGGGAGTTGACGCTGATCAGCGGGCACCGGGTGCGGGCGGTGCCGATGGACTCCCCCGGGACGGGGTACGAGGTGACCTCGAACGAAGGGGATCGGCTGTTGTACCTGCCGCGCGGGGGGTCTCCCGCCGGGGAGGGCGGTGTGCGGCCGTACGACCTGGTGGTGATGGACGTCCTCGGGCGGCCGGACGCGCTCGCGAAGCTGCGGGCGTGGGGGGCCGTCACAGGGGCGACCGATGTGGTCGCCGTACATCTGGATCATGACGTTCCGGCGGGGGCGGAGACCGCCAGGCGGCTGGCCGCGCTGGGGGCTCGCGCGGTGCCGGACGGGACGACGTTGGTCGTCGGGGAGTACCAGGACGTGCCTGACGTGCCGCGCCGGACGCTGGTGCTCGGTGGGGCACGGTCGGGGAAGTCGGTGGAGGCGGAGCGGCGGCTGGAGGGGTTCCCGGGTGTCGTGTACGTGGCGACCGGGGGGCGGCGGGACGGTGACCGGGAGTGGGGCGAGCGGATCTCGCTGCACCGGGAGCGGCGGCCGGGGTCGTGGCGGACCGAGGAGACGTGCGAGGTGGCGGGGTTGCTGGGAGAGGACGGGCCGCCGTTGTTGGTCGACTGTCTGGCGTTGTGGCTGACCGATGCGATGGACCGGGTCGGGGCGTGGGACGACGCGAAGTGGGCGGCGGACGGGCAACGGGCGTTGCGGGAGAGGGTGGAGGAGTTGGTGCGGGCGGTGCGCACCACCCGGCGGACGGTCGTCGCGGTCAGCAACGAGGTGGGGTCGGGAGTCGTTCCGCCGACGGCGGCCGGGCGGCGGTTCCGGGATGAACTGGGGCGGTTGAACGCGGCGTTCGCGGGCGAGTGCGAGCACGTCCTGCTGGTGGTGGCGGGGCAGGCGCTGGTACTGCGCTGA
- a CDS encoding S1C family serine protease, which yields MPLAACSVLLAGAVGCSDPAPKAATPSASGASTAASASAAVSPGAGVRQLEEGYQRVIEDVLPSVVQINARSGLGSGVVYDDKGHVVTNAHVVGQEKAFKVTVATEGGAPVGAKLVATYPEQDLAVVKLDKVPDGLKAARFGDSAKVAVGQIVLAMGSPLGLSSSVTQGIVSAVGRTVTEPAQGGGPGATIGNMVQTSAAINPGNSGGALVDLDGQVIGIPTLAATDPGYGDSAAPGIGFAIPASMVKTVADQIIKDGRVTDSGRAALGISGRTVLGDDFQPAGVAVAAVQEGGAAAKAGIRAGDVLVGFDGGPVATITALSEALASSKPGAKVKVAYQREGVEKVVEVTLGEM from the coding sequence TTGCCGCTGGCTGCCTGCTCCGTGCTGCTGGCCGGGGCGGTGGGGTGTTCGGACCCCGCGCCGAAGGCGGCGACGCCGTCCGCGTCGGGCGCGTCGACGGCGGCCTCCGCATCCGCTGCCGTCTCCCCCGGAGCCGGGGTGCGGCAGCTGGAGGAGGGTTACCAGCGGGTGATCGAGGACGTGCTGCCTTCGGTGGTTCAGATCAACGCGCGCAGCGGGCTGGGGTCGGGGGTCGTCTACGACGACAAGGGGCATGTGGTGACCAACGCCCATGTGGTGGGGCAGGAGAAGGCGTTCAAGGTCACCGTCGCCACCGAGGGCGGTGCGCCGGTGGGGGCCAAGCTGGTGGCCACGTACCCGGAGCAGGACTTGGCCGTCGTCAAGCTGGACAAGGTGCCGGACGGGCTGAAGGCGGCGCGCTTCGGGGACTCCGCGAAGGTGGCGGTCGGGCAGATCGTGCTCGCCATGGGCAGTCCGCTGGGGCTGTCCAGCAGTGTCACGCAGGGCATCGTGTCGGCGGTGGGACGTACGGTCACCGAGCCCGCACAGGGGGGTGGCCCCGGCGCGACCATCGGGAACATGGTGCAGACCTCGGCGGCCATCAACCCCGGCAACAGCGGGGGTGCGCTGGTGGATCTGGACGGGCAGGTGATCGGCATTCCGACGCTGGCGGCCACGGACCCCGGGTACGGGGACTCCGCCGCGCCGGGCATCGGGTTCGCGATTCCGGCGTCGATGGTCAAGACGGTCGCGGACCAGATCATCAAGGACGGGCGGGTGACGGACTCGGGGCGGGCCGCGCTGGGGATCTCGGGGCGGACCGTGCTGGGTGACGACTTCCAGCCGGCGGGGGTCGCGGTGGCGGCGGTCCAGGAGGGCGGGGCGGCGGCGAAGGCGGGGATTCGGGCCGGGGACGTTCTCGTCGGGTTCGACGGGGGGCCGGTGGCGACGATCACGGCGTTGAGTGAGGCGTTGGCTTCGTCGAAGCCGGGGGCGAAGGTGAAGGTCGCTTATCAGCGGGAGGGGGTGGAGAAGGTGGTGGAGGTGACGCTCGGGGAGATGTGA
- a CDS encoding ABC transporter ATP-binding protein, whose product MSTPSTPRLPARETWRELYKHFRPHRWTVALGALFTLVGSASMLAQPLAAKALVERLGGDRSITGILLGLVAMVLLGTVAQAVGQYVLERTAESVVLAARRSLIGRLLRLKLPEVERTQPGDLMSRVTSDTTLLRSVTTKSIVSATTGLMSFLGIIVFMWLMDPVLLGVTLGVIVLIGGAVGYVMPKISRATKESQEAVGAISAVLERAFGAFRTVKASGAEAREAAVVEAAARESWRHGVRSAKWQSMAGTSVGLAVQVSFLAVLGIGGARVASGSTSIAALIAFLLYLFYMIEPISELVDAATQYQVGSAAVARIAEAERLEVEETGAVAAPVAGGFARVTFEGVTFRYREELPYVHHGVDFEVPGGGMTAFVGPSGAGKTTVFGLIERFYEASGGRVLVDGRDVREWPLADLRAAIGYVEQDAPVLAGTLRENLVFAAPDASEDAIREVLVKARLDGLVERLPDGLETVVGHRGSKLSGGERQRVAIARALLRRPRLLLLDEATSQLDAVNELALRDAVAQAARETTVLVVAHRLSTVTLADRIVVMDAGKVRAVGTHAELVSGDSLYGELAATQFLTVPDAEPTATAAP is encoded by the coding sequence GTGAGCACGCCCAGCACGCCCAGACTTCCTGCCCGCGAGACCTGGCGCGAGCTGTACAAGCACTTCAGGCCGCATCGGTGGACGGTCGCGCTCGGTGCGCTGTTCACGCTGGTCGGCTCGGCCAGCATGCTCGCCCAGCCGCTCGCCGCGAAGGCCCTCGTGGAGCGGCTCGGCGGGGACCGGTCGATCACCGGCATTCTGCTCGGGCTCGTCGCCATGGTGCTGCTGGGCACGGTCGCGCAGGCCGTCGGACAGTACGTGCTGGAGCGCACCGCCGAGTCCGTCGTGCTCGCCGCCCGGCGCTCGCTGATCGGGCGGCTGCTGCGGCTGAAGCTGCCCGAGGTGGAGCGCACCCAGCCCGGCGACCTGATGTCGCGGGTCACCTCCGACACCACGCTGCTGCGCTCGGTCACCACGAAGTCGATCGTCTCGGCGACGACGGGGCTGATGTCCTTCCTCGGGATCATCGTGTTCATGTGGCTGATGGACCCGGTGCTGCTGGGCGTCACGCTCGGGGTGATCGTGCTGATCGGCGGGGCCGTCGGGTACGTCATGCCGAAGATCTCGCGGGCGACGAAGGAGTCCCAGGAGGCGGTCGGCGCGATCTCGGCCGTACTGGAGCGGGCCTTCGGCGCGTTCCGTACGGTGAAGGCTTCGGGCGCGGAGGCGCGCGAGGCGGCGGTCGTCGAGGCGGCGGCGCGGGAGTCGTGGCGGCACGGGGTGCGGTCCGCCAAGTGGCAGTCGATGGCGGGCACTTCGGTGGGTCTCGCCGTACAGGTGTCGTTCCTGGCGGTGCTGGGGATCGGCGGGGCACGGGTGGCGTCGGGGTCGACCTCGATCGCGGCGCTGATCGCCTTCCTGCTCTACCTCTTCTACATGATCGAGCCGATCTCGGAACTCGTGGACGCCGCCACCCAGTACCAGGTGGGGTCGGCGGCGGTGGCGCGGATCGCGGAGGCGGAACGGCTGGAGGTGGAGGAGACGGGAGCCGTGGCGGCTCCCGTCGCGGGAGGGTTCGCGCGGGTCACCTTCGAGGGCGTCACCTTCCGGTACCGCGAGGAGCTTCCGTACGTCCATCACGGGGTGGACTTCGAGGTGCCGGGCGGCGGGATGACCGCCTTCGTGGGGCCTTCGGGCGCCGGGAAGACGACCGTCTTCGGGCTGATCGAGCGGTTCTACGAGGCGAGTGGCGGCCGGGTGCTGGTGGACGGCCGGGACGTACGGGAATGGCCGCTGGCCGATCTGCGGGCGGCCATCGGGTACGTCGAGCAGGACGCGCCGGTGCTGGCGGGGACGCTGCGGGAGAACCTGGTGTTCGCCGCGCCGGACGCGTCGGAGGACGCCATCCGGGAGGTGCTGGTCAAGGCGCGGCTGGACGGGCTGGTGGAGCGGCTGCCGGACGGGCTGGAGACCGTGGTCGGGCACCGGGGCTCGAAGCTGTCGGGCGGGGAACGGCAGCGGGTGGCGATCGCGCGGGCGTTGCTGCGCAGGCCCCGGCTGTTGCTGCTCGACGAGGCGACGTCGCAGCTGGACGCCGTTAACGAGCTGGCGCTGCGGGACGCGGTCGCACAGGCGGCGCGGGAGACGACGGTGCTGGTGGTGGCGCACCGGCTGTCGACGGTGACGCTGGCGGACCGGATCGTGGTGATGGATGCGGGGAAGGTGCGGGCGGTGGGCACGCATGCGGAGCTGGTTTCCGGCGACTCGCTCTACGGAGAGCTGGCGGCGACGCAGTTCCTGACCGTCCCGGACGCCGAGCCGACGGCAACCGCAGCCCCCTGA
- a CDS encoding bifunctional 2-polyprenyl-6-hydroxyphenol methylase/3-demethylubiquinol 3-O-methyltransferase UbiG codes for MRQELVARQLDEQISARFPVGQRLRILDVGMGRGTQALRLARAGHRVTGLEADADLLATARDALSFEPAGIRERVRLMHGDGRDTGVHFLPGSFDVVLCHGVLMYVAEPDALVAGLARMLAPGGMLSLLVRNADAAAMRPGLAGDWAGALGALDSSTYTNRRGLVVRGDRLDALTATLAGIAAPLHAWYGVRVFTDNVPDEAGPLPAEELARVLELEDRAGRTDPYRGVAALLHLCGVRG; via the coding sequence GTGCGGCAGGAGCTGGTCGCCCGGCAGCTCGACGAGCAGATATCGGCGCGCTTCCCGGTCGGGCAGCGGCTGCGGATACTCGACGTCGGCATGGGGCGGGGTACGCAGGCGCTGCGGCTGGCCCGCGCCGGGCACAGGGTGACCGGGCTCGAGGCCGACGCCGACCTGCTGGCCACCGCCCGTGACGCCCTGTCCTTCGAGCCCGCCGGAATCCGCGAGCGGGTCCGGCTGATGCACGGCGACGGCCGCGACACGGGTGTCCACTTCCTGCCGGGCAGCTTCGACGTGGTGCTGTGTCATGGAGTGCTGATGTACGTCGCGGAGCCCGACGCCCTGGTGGCGGGGCTCGCGCGGATGCTGGCGCCGGGCGGGATGCTGTCGCTCCTCGTGCGGAACGCGGATGCGGCTGCGATGCGGCCGGGGCTCGCCGGGGACTGGGCGGGGGCGCTCGGTGCGCTGGACTCGTCGACGTACACGAACCGTCGCGGGCTCGTGGTGCGGGGCGACCGGCTGGACGCGCTGACGGCGACGCTGGCGGGGATCGCGGCGCCGCTGCACGCCTGGTACGGGGTGCGGGTCTTCACCGACAACGTGCCGGACGAGGCCGGTCCGCTTCCTGCGGAGGAGCTGGCGCGGGTGCTGGAGCTGGAGGACAGGGCGGGGCGGACCGATCCGTACCGGGGGGTGGCGGCGCTCCTGCACCTGTGCGGGGTGCGGGGCTGA
- a CDS encoding DUF3043 domain-containing protein produces the protein MFRSRANSSAEKTAATDKVTADLSKQPRDPQAPKGRPTPKRAVAQSQRRSVAAPPANRKEAMKRQREARRVDLAKQREALASGDERYLPVRDKGPVRRFTRDFVDSRFFVAEFFLPMAVIILVLSMIQVGNLQTIALLLWMIVIVLIVIDSIGLAIRLKKQVNARFPDEPKRGVIAYGLMRSLQMRRLRLPKPQVKRGERP, from the coding sequence GTGTTCCGTAGCCGTGCCAACTCCAGCGCTGAGAAGACCGCCGCCACCGACAAGGTGACGGCCGACCTCTCCAAGCAGCCCCGTGACCCGCAGGCGCCCAAGGGGCGCCCCACCCCGAAGCGCGCCGTCGCGCAGTCGCAGCGGCGCAGCGTCGCCGCGCCGCCGGCGAACCGCAAGGAGGCGATGAAGCGCCAGCGGGAGGCCCGCCGCGTGGACCTCGCCAAGCAGCGCGAAGCCCTCGCGAGCGGTGACGAGCGGTACCTGCCCGTCCGTGACAAGGGTCCGGTGCGCCGGTTCACCCGCGACTTCGTCGACTCGCGCTTCTTCGTCGCGGAGTTCTTCCTGCCGATGGCGGTGATCATCCTCGTTCTGAGCATGATCCAGGTCGGCAATCTCCAGACCATCGCACTGCTGCTGTGGATGATCGTCATCGTCCTGATCGTGATCGACTCGATCGGTCTGGCGATCCGGCTCAAGAAGCAGGTCAACGCCCGCTTCCCGGACGAGCCGAAGCGCGGCGTCATCGCGTACGGCCTGATGCGCTCGCTCCAGATGCGCCGACTGCGTCTGCCGAAGCCGCAGGTCAAGCGCGGGGAACGGCCCTGA